A single Corynebacterium resistens DSM 45100 DNA region contains:
- a CDS encoding MATE family efflux transporter, producing the protein MSVGNNTSAETVTYREVYSLALPIAGVQLAGVALTTTDVLMLQTLGVVAIAGGGLAMQFYNQIRTMCVGMVTAGGNLVAEAAGEWEKTKSASGAEKIRQAVRSCMAVGTVTALVGGLFVVALGALVLVLPVDDEVAHLTFAMTLTLAPGLIPMIWLNVLRQFAVGMRRPGSLLVVTVISIAVNAGANAALLWLVQWLGWGAAWGVAGIGLSTTMVQIFTLAAFARMLRRDSELGQFFAVIPRREDVECIRYLVRLGVPVSLTYGSEAAITTIAGLAMGLVSPAMLAAHTVVNQLAYIVYQVCIGFSHGGSVLISRARTYGRESVALVARRVLISVGAYLATIGVVWLALGRFVLWPFLTDASPDTFRIATLLLCLAVLQQFAKGSQNVLVGLLRGVKDTKSGLKATLWGYWLVGVPALLFFGLGLNWEGYGVWTGLILGFGTTALLLARAFRLRLTELQPIANFREAEVKLAQT; encoded by the coding sequence GTGAGTGTAGGGAACAACACATCTGCGGAAACTGTGACCTACCGCGAGGTGTATTCACTGGCGCTGCCCATCGCGGGCGTCCAGCTAGCCGGCGTGGCCTTGACCACGACCGATGTACTGATGCTCCAAACCTTGGGTGTGGTGGCTATTGCCGGTGGAGGCTTAGCCATGCAGTTCTATAACCAGATTCGCACCATGTGTGTAGGGATGGTGACCGCTGGGGGAAATCTAGTCGCTGAAGCTGCTGGTGAATGGGAAAAAACAAAGTCCGCATCCGGTGCAGAGAAAATCCGCCAAGCAGTGCGTAGCTGTATGGCTGTCGGCACCGTCACTGCCTTAGTTGGTGGCCTGTTCGTGGTAGCGCTCGGAGCATTAGTTCTGGTTTTACCAGTCGATGACGAAGTTGCGCATTTGACCTTTGCGATGACGTTGACCCTCGCGCCGGGATTGATCCCCATGATCTGGCTCAATGTCTTACGGCAGTTCGCTGTGGGTATGCGCCGACCAGGATCACTGCTGGTGGTGACAGTGATTTCCATCGCAGTCAATGCCGGTGCCAACGCAGCTTTACTGTGGCTGGTTCAGTGGTTGGGCTGGGGAGCAGCGTGGGGCGTTGCGGGAATTGGCTTGTCCACCACAATGGTGCAGATCTTCACGTTAGCGGCATTCGCCCGCATGCTGCGCAGGGATAGCGAATTGGGTCAGTTCTTCGCCGTCATCCCACGCCGGGAAGATGTTGAATGTATCCGTTATTTGGTGCGACTTGGCGTTCCCGTATCGCTCACTTATGGTTCCGAGGCTGCCATAACTACTATCGCTGGTCTCGCGATGGGATTGGTCAGCCCAGCCATGCTTGCGGCGCATACGGTGGTTAACCAGCTGGCTTATATCGTTTACCAAGTGTGCATCGGATTCTCGCACGGTGGTTCGGTGCTGATCAGCCGAGCCCGTACCTACGGCCGCGAATCAGTAGCTCTGGTCGCACGACGGGTTCTGATCTCAGTAGGTGCCTACCTCGCGACCATCGGTGTGGTGTGGTTGGCCTTGGGGCGTTTTGTTCTTTGGCCTTTCCTTACCGACGCCAGCCCGGACACTTTCCGTATCGCCACGTTGTTGCTTTGTTTAGCCGTGTTGCAGCAGTTTGCTAAGGGTTCACAGAATGTCCTTGTCGGCTTATTGCGTGGCGTAAAAGACACAAAATCTGGCCTTAAGGCCACCTTGTGGGGTTATTGGCTCGTGGGTGTGCCAGCTCTTCTCTTCTTTGGCCTCGGCTTGAACTGGGAAGGTTACGGAGTGTGGACGGGGCTGATCTTAGGGTTTGGCACCACTGCACTATTGCTAGCGCGAGCTTTCCGCCTGCGACTAACGGAGTTGCAACCGATTGCAAACTTCCGGGAAGCGGAGGTGAAGCTGGCGCAAACCTGA
- a CDS encoding peptidylprolyl isomerase, whose translation MSNKTATAILHTNHGDIAIDLFGNHAPKTVENFIGLAKGTKDYSQPNAAGENEGPFYDGAIFHRIIDGFMIQGGDPTGTGRGGPGYQFEDEFHPELQFDRPFLLAMANAGPGTNGSQFFITVTATPHLNNRHTIFGEVTDKESQKVVAKISRVSTGRMDRPVDDVVIESVEIQE comes from the coding sequence GTGAGTAACAAGACTGCAACCGCAATTCTGCACACTAACCACGGCGATATCGCCATCGATCTGTTTGGTAATCACGCGCCAAAGACCGTTGAGAACTTCATCGGCTTGGCCAAGGGCACCAAGGACTACTCTCAGCCAAACGCTGCTGGCGAGAACGAAGGTCCGTTCTATGATGGTGCGATCTTCCACCGCATCATCGATGGCTTCATGATCCAGGGTGGCGACCCAACCGGCACCGGTCGTGGCGGCCCGGGCTACCAGTTCGAAGACGAGTTCCACCCAGAACTTCAGTTCGACCGCCCATTCCTGCTGGCCATGGCGAATGCGGGCCCAGGCACCAACGGTTCCCAGTTCTTCATCACCGTGACCGCTACCCCGCACCTGAACAATCGCCACACCATCTTCGGTGAGGTCACCGACAAGGAGTCCCAGAAGGTCGTGGCGAAGATCTCCCGCGTATCCACCGGTCGCATGGATCGCCCAGTGGATGACGTTGTCATCGAGTCCGTGGAGATTCAGGAGTAA
- the pabB gene encoding aminodeoxychorismate synthase component I — protein MTADRDANLPAWHPQLLRLHFQTIPIEADGSALFDTLFAGSHNAVWLDSPGASTSVLCDDSGPFAHSLFIDANTTAASNNAFDQAQELLDIYTVEIPPELPCDFALGLVGAFGYELKTHAGATCNAQSPSPHLEPLPDLALIYTDRAVVIDHKNQQTHLLYLLPVENEYHELQKAWLQRVINAIEERPATTGANPLAAQNSSPPLPAPKFTLDQSKFEYLESIARCLDYIAAGDSYEICLTNTAQGPSMAEIGLEPIDAYSALRHTSPVPYGAYLQFTPRQAGYVPFQLLSASPEQFLKITNGHVTAQPIKGTRPRGRNAEEDAAWRRELKTNPKDRAENLMIVDLLRNDLGRVCQPGTVRVPRIFAVETYSHVHQLVSTIEGHLAPGVTTLKCVAACFPGGSMTGAPKLRTMEIIDELEKRPRGFYSGAVGWVSPNGSADLSIVIRTLVCSPNATTFGVGGAIVWDSDPEGEFAETMVKARALLEALGADIEDKPTF, from the coding sequence ATGACGGCCGATCGCGATGCGAACTTACCTGCGTGGCACCCTCAACTGCTACGGCTTCACTTTCAGACCATCCCCATCGAAGCGGACGGCTCGGCGCTTTTCGATACTCTCTTCGCAGGCTCCCACAATGCCGTCTGGCTGGATTCGCCAGGTGCTTCCACCTCTGTGTTGTGCGATGACTCCGGCCCGTTTGCCCACTCACTTTTTATCGACGCCAACACCACGGCCGCTTCTAACAATGCCTTCGACCAGGCCCAGGAGCTGCTCGATATTTATACCGTGGAGATTCCCCCGGAGCTCCCGTGTGATTTCGCTTTAGGCTTGGTGGGCGCATTTGGTTACGAGTTAAAAACTCATGCAGGCGCTACATGCAATGCGCAATCGCCTTCGCCTCACCTTGAACCTCTTCCTGATCTTGCTCTGATTTACACTGATCGCGCTGTAGTCATCGACCACAAAAACCAGCAGACTCACCTGCTGTATCTGCTACCAGTCGAAAACGAGTACCACGAACTGCAGAAAGCGTGGTTGCAACGGGTCATCAACGCGATCGAGGAACGCCCCGCAACCACCGGAGCAAATCCGTTAGCAGCCCAGAATTCTTCGCCCCCTCTTCCGGCACCTAAGTTCACTCTCGATCAATCCAAGTTCGAATACCTCGAATCGATTGCGCGTTGTTTGGACTACATCGCTGCTGGTGATTCATACGAAATCTGCCTGACAAACACGGCACAGGGGCCCAGTATGGCTGAAATTGGCTTAGAGCCCATCGATGCCTATTCGGCCCTCCGCCACACCAGCCCAGTGCCATATGGCGCCTACTTACAGTTCACGCCGCGTCAAGCGGGGTATGTGCCGTTTCAGCTCCTCAGTGCTTCGCCTGAACAATTCCTCAAAATCACTAACGGGCACGTCACCGCGCAACCTATCAAGGGAACTCGGCCACGAGGTCGGAATGCGGAGGAGGACGCGGCGTGGCGTCGAGAATTAAAAACAAACCCCAAAGACCGAGCCGAGAATCTGATGATTGTCGACCTATTGCGCAATGATTTAGGTCGGGTCTGCCAGCCCGGCACCGTTCGCGTGCCACGAATTTTCGCGGTGGAGACTTATAGCCACGTGCATCAGCTGGTCAGCACAATTGAAGGTCATTTAGCACCGGGAGTGACAACTTTGAAATGCGTGGCGGCATGCTTCCCCGGTGGATCAATGACCGGTGCACCGAAACTGCGGACGATGGAAATCATTGATGAACTCGAGAAGCGGCCGCGAGGATTCTATTCGGGTGCAGTGGGGTGGGTCTCGCCAAACGGATCTGCCGACTTGTCGATCGTGATTCGCACGCTGGTGTGCTCACCGAATGCAACGACCTTTGGTGTTGGCGGTGCAATTGTGTGGGATTCAGATCCGGAGGGCGAGTTCGCAGAAACAATGGTGAAGGCGCGAGCTCTGCTGGAAGCGCTTGGAGCGGACATCGAAGATAAGCCAACGTTCTAA
- a CDS encoding aldehyde dehydrogenase family protein, with protein MTDQKFVTTPADELKGTVERAREAQKAIRALTVEERLEHLANLRRVILRRREEILDRVQQDTHKARPEILMSEMFGALDNVQWLENNAVKALKNKKVPTPLTMMGKKSELWFEPRGVVFIISPWNYPFFQAIVPIAAALAAGNAIVYKGSEHTPLHGLLESLMEDAGIAPNWVQVVYGEGEVGAEIIDQRPDYIMFTGSTRTGKKIMAQASEQLIPVELELGGKDPMIVFEDVNIERTVSGLLFGGLTATGQSCTSVERLYVHESIHDKFVGELVRQVNLMKQEDSASRDNDLGPMIVPMQVEIVAKHVEDAEARGAKILTGKDWDHKSNLIPPMVITDMPEDALAATEETFGPTIPVFSFSTEAEVIERANRSDYGLTASVWSKDMDRARRVSAALECGGVSINNVMATESTAELPFGGVKNSGFGRHKAEEGLHGFCNVKSVIVDKDGDKLEANWYPLTETKYEKFTQMMLARFEDSKLGGATGLAKFGVLGTQLEGLAQKEKRG; from the coding sequence ATGACTGACCAGAAGTTTGTGACCACCCCAGCCGATGAGCTGAAGGGCACTGTTGAGCGGGCGCGCGAGGCGCAGAAGGCGATTCGGGCGCTCACTGTTGAGGAGCGGCTGGAGCACCTCGCCAATCTACGTCGGGTTATTTTGCGACGCCGCGAGGAGATTCTCGATCGCGTTCAACAGGACACTCACAAGGCGCGGCCGGAAATCCTGATGTCTGAGATGTTCGGCGCGCTGGATAATGTCCAGTGGCTGGAGAACAACGCGGTGAAGGCGCTGAAGAACAAGAAGGTGCCGACCCCCCTGACCATGATGGGTAAGAAGTCCGAGCTGTGGTTTGAGCCACGGGGCGTGGTGTTCATCATCTCGCCGTGGAACTACCCGTTCTTCCAGGCGATTGTGCCGATCGCCGCGGCGCTGGCGGCAGGCAACGCGATTGTTTACAAGGGTTCGGAGCACACCCCGCTGCACGGTCTGCTGGAGTCCCTGATGGAGGATGCTGGAATTGCACCAAACTGGGTGCAGGTGGTGTACGGCGAGGGCGAGGTCGGCGCCGAGATTATCGACCAGCGCCCGGATTACATCATGTTCACCGGTTCCACGCGCACCGGTAAGAAGATCATGGCGCAGGCTTCTGAGCAGCTGATTCCGGTGGAGTTGGAGCTCGGCGGCAAGGATCCGATGATCGTGTTCGAGGATGTGAACATCGAGCGCACTGTATCCGGGCTGCTGTTCGGCGGCCTGACTGCGACCGGCCAGTCTTGTACGTCCGTGGAGCGGCTGTATGTGCACGAGTCCATTCACGACAAGTTTGTGGGGGAGCTGGTGCGCCAGGTGAATCTGATGAAGCAGGAGGATTCCGCTTCCCGCGATAATGACTTGGGGCCGATGATCGTGCCGATGCAGGTAGAGATCGTGGCGAAGCACGTTGAGGATGCCGAGGCGCGCGGGGCGAAGATCCTGACCGGTAAGGATTGGGATCACAAGAGCAACCTCATTCCGCCGATGGTGATTACCGATATGCCGGAGGACGCGCTGGCAGCGACCGAGGAGACTTTTGGACCGACGATTCCCGTGTTCTCTTTTTCCACAGAGGCCGAGGTAATCGAGCGGGCGAACCGCTCTGACTACGGTCTGACCGCTTCTGTGTGGTCAAAGGATATGGACCGGGCACGTCGCGTGTCTGCGGCTCTCGAGTGCGGTGGTGTGTCCATTAACAATGTGATGGCAACCGAATCCACGGCAGAGCTGCCATTCGGTGGTGTAAAGAACTCCGGCTTTGGTCGACACAAGGCTGAAGAGGGCCTACATGGGTTCTGCAACGTGAAGTCGGTAATTGTGGACAAGGACGGCGACAAGCTGGAGGCCAACTGGTACCCGTTGACCGAGACGAAGTACGAGAAGTTTACGCAGATGATGCTGGCGCGCTTCGAGGACTCCAAGCTGGGTGGAGCGACCGGGCTGGCGAAGTTCGGTGTGCTGGGAACACAGCTGGAAGGTTTAGCTCAGAAGGAGAAACGGGGATAA
- a CDS encoding cysteine synthase family protein, with the protein MIGNTPLLQLCTTGTGSRLLLKMDSFNPTGSVKVRMALEMVLGAERSGELQPGGRIIEPTSGNTGLGLAIVASQRGYRFTAVVDHHAAKDKLDCMAALGAELVFVGNKDSNRPSTVLRRATARRIADEDPSAWWPDQHNNPHNPAGYAGLAHELGDQLPEGVDVLVAAVGTGGTLCGTTNRLREMGHTAETIGVEPEGSIIFGGPAGSYKQSGAGAPAGFKVGCNVRHDLIDHAIKVDDVKAFATARVLARNYGLMVGGTAGAAVYEGLRHLQDYPPHTTMVVIVCDAGEKYLDTIFNDTWLQTNELHSELVERQVLGMFDAYRDSHSIARPGVVAA; encoded by the coding sequence ATGATCGGCAACACCCCATTGTTGCAGCTCTGCACTACAGGAACGGGCAGTCGACTACTCCTCAAAATGGATAGTTTCAACCCCACCGGAAGTGTGAAGGTCCGAATGGCGCTTGAAATGGTTCTCGGCGCAGAACGGTCGGGGGAGCTGCAACCGGGTGGGCGCATTATCGAACCAACAAGCGGCAACACCGGTTTAGGCCTGGCGATTGTTGCCTCGCAGCGCGGTTATCGCTTCACCGCGGTGGTTGATCACCATGCTGCTAAGGACAAGCTGGATTGCATGGCAGCGCTCGGGGCGGAACTAGTGTTTGTTGGCAACAAAGATTCCAACCGTCCATCTACTGTGTTGCGTCGGGCAACGGCTCGGCGAATTGCTGACGAAGATCCGAGCGCCTGGTGGCCTGACCAGCACAATAACCCCCATAACCCCGCCGGCTACGCGGGGCTAGCTCACGAGTTAGGTGATCAGCTGCCAGAAGGTGTTGATGTGCTGGTGGCGGCCGTAGGAACCGGCGGTACGCTCTGCGGAACCACCAATAGGTTGCGTGAAATGGGTCATACCGCCGAGACCATCGGTGTAGAACCCGAAGGATCCATCATTTTTGGGGGACCAGCTGGAAGTTACAAACAGTCCGGAGCAGGTGCTCCCGCGGGGTTCAAAGTTGGTTGCAACGTGCGCCATGACCTCATCGACCACGCAATTAAAGTCGACGATGTTAAGGCGTTCGCCACTGCTCGCGTGTTGGCTCGTAACTACGGGCTGATGGTCGGTGGAACTGCAGGCGCAGCTGTTTACGAGGGATTGCGCCATCTGCAGGACTATCCGCCACACACCACCATGGTTGTCATTGTCTGCGATGCTGGGGAAAAGTATCTAGACACCATCTTCAATGACACGTGGTTGCAGACTAACGAACTTCATTCTGAGCTGGTGGAGCGCCAGGTGCTCGGAATGTTCGATGCCTACCGTGATTCGCACTCTATCGCCCGGCCCGGGGTGGTTGCTGCGTGA
- a CDS encoding ABC transporter substrate-binding protein, whose translation MSLRALIAALVVLAVLFLSACSGSESNGGKDNQPTRTVVDAIGREVKVPQKVDRILMGGQKMLYTTAILNKENPTDKIVAWPEDLKENDKATLDRYAQQFPQVKDIATTGEIYNNTMSLEQALESRPDVFVVNAGVFDAAKDAGLIDGLEKAGVPTVTVDYFVDPVKNTVPSIRMMGQLMGREKEAEKFIDYYQKKVNMVTGRLEKAKAKPTSTFLWRAPGYFDCCSTFAKSNLAQIVELAGGENIGNNMINAKQGQVSPEALAAKNPDVIIATGADWDQGKTPVKPGAYVPLGYNEAPEKAAEDLRKVVEKQPAVRETDAVKNKRTFATWHHFYDSPYNFLAVEMFAKAMHPDLFQDVDPAKEVRELHEQFLPIEATGTFWTGLQ comes from the coding sequence ATGTCATTGCGTGCGCTCATTGCGGCATTGGTGGTCCTCGCCGTGTTGTTCCTTTCTGCGTGTTCCGGCTCGGAATCAAACGGAGGAAAGGACAATCAACCAACCCGCACGGTTGTCGATGCCATCGGGCGCGAAGTAAAAGTGCCACAGAAAGTGGACCGTATCCTGATGGGCGGCCAGAAAATGTTGTACACCACAGCCATCCTGAATAAGGAGAATCCAACAGACAAGATTGTTGCTTGGCCGGAGGACCTCAAGGAAAACGATAAAGCGACACTCGATCGCTACGCACAGCAGTTCCCGCAGGTCAAGGATATTGCGACCACCGGCGAAATCTATAACAACACCATGTCTCTGGAACAGGCACTAGAGTCCCGGCCGGATGTTTTCGTCGTGAATGCCGGAGTATTCGATGCGGCGAAGGATGCGGGGCTCATTGATGGTCTCGAAAAGGCTGGGGTGCCCACTGTCACCGTCGATTACTTCGTGGATCCCGTGAAGAATACTGTGCCGAGCATCCGGATGATGGGCCAACTAATGGGCCGAGAAAAGGAAGCGGAAAAGTTCATCGATTACTACCAAAAGAAGGTGAACATGGTGACCGGACGCCTTGAAAAGGCAAAGGCGAAGCCGACCTCAACCTTCCTGTGGCGAGCACCCGGTTACTTCGATTGCTGCTCCACTTTTGCCAAGTCGAATCTGGCACAGATCGTGGAACTCGCCGGTGGTGAAAATATAGGCAATAACATGATCAACGCCAAGCAAGGGCAGGTCTCGCCCGAGGCTCTGGCTGCTAAGAACCCAGATGTCATTATTGCTACTGGCGCTGATTGGGACCAAGGAAAAACTCCAGTGAAACCTGGGGCTTATGTGCCACTGGGCTACAACGAAGCACCGGAAAAGGCAGCCGAAGATCTGCGCAAGGTAGTAGAGAAGCAACCAGCAGTGCGTGAAACCGATGCAGTTAAGAACAAGCGCACGTTTGCTACATGGCATCACTTCTACGATTCCCCCTACAATTTCCTTGCCGTTGAAATGTTTGCCAAGGCAATGCACCCGGATTTGTTCCAGGATGTTGATCCCGCAAAGGAAGTTCGCGAACTGCACGAGCAGTTCCTACCAATTGAAGCTACTGGCACCTTCTGGACTGGTCTGCAGTAA
- a CDS encoding GMC family oxidoreductase N-terminal domain-containing protein, whose translation MSQQQRFDAIIIGAGTSGLNIARELSKAGWNVLGLEAGKRYDRRTYPTTEVDGSAQLYWGGGVEVNTETSLAILRPKVVGGGSIVNQALMDRFDDAALDPWRAKSGVSFLNSDDMSEWYARAEGNMVLQTVPEDRRNRNAEIFTKGFEANGYQCAPLRRGQSDCRFAEGNSCIECLSGCRIDSKQSTAVTALPVAEAHGFTLQDRTEVRTIVEHGDHVEVTAIKGGPLDNQVEETYTATRVVLASGAIGNSSLLLRSGFGGQLPALGKDFFTHPQYMNVGVYKDKVRSFEGPLQNYKSDDPGFRRQGFKLENVFAGPSSIALLMPGFGTAHREVMSGFENLACIEVCVRDTNPGQIKINRSGQPVIKKSLNREDKRRRRAGMDAIRNIFNSTGAERIIEGEMGIGLHLMGGCGIGTDKNRSVVDPGFKLHGSNRIFAADSSIFPNAPGINPALTIMALSLRASETILAEG comes from the coding sequence ATGTCTCAACAACAGCGCTTTGATGCGATCATCATCGGTGCCGGTACCTCCGGCCTCAATATTGCCCGCGAGCTGTCTAAAGCTGGCTGGAACGTTCTGGGGTTAGAGGCCGGCAAACGCTACGATCGCCGGACTTACCCAACAACCGAAGTCGACGGTTCCGCACAGCTCTACTGGGGTGGCGGAGTTGAAGTCAATACTGAAACCAGCCTTGCCATCCTGCGCCCGAAAGTTGTCGGCGGGGGCTCCATCGTCAACCAGGCTTTGATGGATCGTTTTGATGACGCCGCGCTGGATCCGTGGCGAGCCAAATCTGGGGTCTCATTCCTCAATAGCGACGACATGTCCGAATGGTACGCCCGCGCTGAGGGCAACATGGTGCTGCAAACTGTGCCCGAGGACCGACGCAACCGCAATGCCGAGATCTTCACCAAGGGGTTCGAAGCGAATGGTTATCAATGCGCTCCCCTACGCCGTGGCCAATCCGACTGCCGGTTCGCCGAAGGAAACAGCTGCATTGAATGCCTTTCCGGATGTCGTATCGATTCCAAGCAATCCACCGCTGTAACCGCACTACCGGTGGCAGAAGCTCACGGATTTACTTTGCAGGATCGAACCGAAGTCCGCACCATTGTTGAGCACGGAGATCACGTTGAAGTCACCGCGATTAAAGGCGGACCCCTAGACAATCAGGTGGAAGAAACCTACACCGCTACCCGTGTCGTCTTAGCTTCTGGCGCTATCGGCAACTCTTCCTTGCTGTTGCGCTCCGGCTTTGGGGGGCAGCTTCCAGCCTTGGGCAAAGACTTCTTCACTCACCCGCAATACATGAACGTCGGCGTGTACAAGGACAAGGTCCGCTCCTTCGAAGGGCCATTGCAGAACTACAAATCCGACGATCCAGGTTTCCGTCGCCAAGGATTCAAACTGGAGAACGTTTTCGCTGGTCCTTCCTCCATTGCATTGCTGATGCCGGGCTTTGGTACAGCGCACCGCGAGGTCATGAGCGGTTTTGAGAACCTCGCGTGTATCGAAGTTTGTGTACGCGATACCAATCCTGGCCAGATCAAGATCAACCGCAGCGGCCAGCCCGTCATCAAGAAGTCACTGAACCGCGAGGATAAGCGCCGTCGCCGGGCGGGCATGGATGCGATCCGTAATATCTTCAACTCCACGGGAGCAGAACGGATCATTGAAGGCGAAATGGGAATCGGCCTGCACTTGATGGGTGGCTGTGGGATCGGAACCGACAAGAACCGTTCAGTCGTGGATCCAGGCTTCAAGCTGCACGGCAGCAACCGCATCTTTGCAGCGGACTCATCGATCTTCCCGAATGCTCCCGGGATCAACCCTGCTTTGACCATCATGGCGCTGTCTCTGCGCGCTAGTGAAACGATTCTCGCGGAAGGCTAG
- a CDS encoding FecCD family ABC transporter permease: MNEQAPRWYQLASRKKWLLIIALAVALCATALVDFLLGGGSMPAGEVLYTLTHPTESRAIDRQIVFDIRLPMTLTAVLVGGALAAAGSQMQTILGNPLAEPYTLGVSAAAGFGAALATVTGFTVAGVGAAVGMAGTAWLFAMLACGIILAFSRLRDPSAESMILLGIAIVFFFDALLALMQYLASETQLEQVVFWTMGSLTRSTWTQIALLAVIMMVGLLFFYRNAWTLTAFRMGDDRARALGVKVDRMRALTLVAVSFMAATAVSMAGTIGFIGLVGPHVARMLVGEEQRYFLTASTLVGSLLLVAASAVSKVIQPGVILPVGIITAIVGVPVFVLIIAGQRRKRWVR, encoded by the coding sequence ATGAACGAACAAGCACCGCGCTGGTATCAGCTGGCGAGTCGGAAGAAATGGTTGCTCATTATCGCTTTAGCAGTAGCCTTGTGCGCTACTGCGCTTGTGGACTTCCTCCTTGGAGGCGGGAGCATGCCTGCAGGGGAAGTGTTGTACACGCTGACCCATCCAACGGAGTCTCGGGCGATCGATCGGCAGATTGTTTTTGATATCCGCCTACCCATGACCTTGACTGCTGTCTTAGTCGGTGGTGCGTTGGCCGCTGCTGGATCTCAGATGCAGACCATTTTGGGTAATCCATTAGCGGAGCCGTACACCTTGGGGGTTTCAGCGGCCGCGGGATTTGGCGCGGCACTCGCGACAGTCACTGGCTTCACCGTCGCTGGTGTAGGCGCGGCTGTGGGAATGGCCGGTACTGCGTGGTTGTTCGCCATGCTGGCTTGTGGCATTATCTTGGCTTTCTCTCGTTTGCGTGATCCCAGTGCGGAGTCAATGATCCTTCTGGGAATCGCGATAGTGTTCTTCTTTGATGCCCTCCTTGCATTGATGCAGTATTTGGCAAGTGAAACTCAGTTGGAGCAGGTGGTCTTTTGGACCATGGGAAGCCTCACGCGCTCCACGTGGACGCAGATTGCCTTGCTCGCAGTGATCATGATGGTGGGGCTGCTGTTTTTCTACCGCAATGCATGGACACTCACTGCCTTTCGTATGGGGGATGATCGTGCTCGTGCTTTGGGTGTGAAGGTTGATCGTATGCGTGCACTGACCCTCGTGGCGGTTTCCTTTATGGCTGCGACCGCGGTCTCTATGGCGGGCACTATCGGTTTTATTGGACTGGTCGGCCCACATGTTGCGCGAATGTTGGTAGGGGAGGAACAACGGTATTTCCTCACGGCCTCCACGTTGGTGGGTTCTTTGTTGTTGGTGGCAGCCTCGGCGGTATCCAAGGTGATCCAGCCTGGGGTGATCTTGCCGGTCGGCATCATTACGGCCATTGTTGGTGTTCCGGTTTTCGTTCTCATTATCGCTGGTCAAAGGAGGAAAAGGTGGGTGCGTTAA
- a CDS encoding ABC transporter ATP-binding protein, with translation MGALTGNSAVKVRGVGFSYGVKGQNATLSDVTLPDLQAGTVTSLVGPNGAGKSTLLRCIAGLEKHEGEVDVEKALYLPQDPPPVSSLTVFESVLVARQQSFKGFAGLRVGRVARQDVKETIEMLGLEGLSSRTMAQLSGGQRQLVSFAQAVVRRPAVLLLDEPVSALDLRNQLMLLAKIRSCAQNIPATVVMTVHDLGHAARFGDRVVVLSGGSVYSEGKPRDVITEQMLREVYGVSATVHATSDGGLAVEASEALW, from the coding sequence GTGGGTGCGTTAACAGGTAACTCTGCGGTCAAGGTGCGAGGTGTTGGTTTTTCCTATGGAGTAAAGGGCCAAAATGCCACTTTGTCCGACGTCACGTTGCCCGACTTACAGGCCGGAACTGTTACCTCGTTGGTGGGGCCAAACGGTGCTGGTAAGTCCACTCTGTTGCGCTGTATCGCTGGGCTGGAAAAGCATGAAGGCGAGGTAGATGTCGAAAAAGCCTTGTACTTGCCACAAGATCCGCCACCAGTGAGTTCTTTAACTGTTTTCGAAAGCGTGCTGGTGGCCCGGCAACAATCCTTCAAAGGTTTTGCCGGACTTCGCGTAGGCCGAGTTGCGCGGCAAGACGTAAAAGAGACGATTGAAATGTTGGGTTTGGAGGGGCTGTCGTCGCGAACGATGGCGCAACTCTCCGGCGGACAGCGGCAACTAGTGAGCTTCGCGCAGGCTGTGGTTCGTCGCCCTGCAGTCTTGTTGCTGGACGAACCTGTTAGCGCCCTTGACCTGCGAAATCAGCTGATGCTATTGGCCAAGATTCGCTCCTGCGCTCAAAACATCCCAGCGACTGTGGTTATGACGGTGCATGATCTGGGTCATGCAGCGCGCTTTGGTGACCGCGTGGTGGTGCTCTCAGGTGGTTCCGTTTATTCCGAGGGCAAGCCGCGGGACGTAATCACAGAGCAGATGTTGCGGGAGGTATATGGCGTAAGCGCAACGGTGCACGCAACCTCAGACGGCGGGCTGGCGGTAGAGGCCTCCGAAGCGCTCTGGTGA